The Struthio camelus isolate bStrCam1 chromosome 5, bStrCam1.hap1, whole genome shotgun sequence genome has a segment encoding these proteins:
- the INSM2 gene encoding insulinoma-associated protein 2, with protein MPRGFLVKRSRRPGGSYRARPRERDPPPPAAPPPPAAAGGSPAARHGAQEEEEGDEEEGAAAAACPAPAPPPAPAAATWPPGGGGSPGLAPPEGPAGWGAAGPCSAAGPRAAFFERCLSSPASAESFPLAASFPPAEKLLLQPRTPLPAPPLPPPLPPPPPPGPALKRPSRAKAPAKKAKATRKLSFADEVTTSPVLGLRIKEEGPEGRPGPGPGPGPPPPTGRTPLGEFICQLCKEQYADPLALAQHRCSRIVRVEYRCPECHKIFSCPANLASHRRWHKPRPGPSADGAAAPPGKENSPERRPRGPAAPPAPPPRQHRGAADSAGPGPAPAAAFACPCCQKRFRRQAYLRKHLGTHEAARAAACGPPERGPLAFACPLCGARFPSADIRDKHRLWHAVRDELLLPAAQPEGGAAGGEPQGFPCKHCPATFFSAPGLARHATKCHPPEGRQVLLLQVPVRPGC; from the coding sequence atgCCGCGCGGGTTCCTCGTCAAGCGgagccggcggcccggcggctcctACCGGGCGCGCCCTCGGGAGcgggacccgccgccgcccgccgccccgccgccgcccgccgccgccgggggcagccccgccgcccggcacggggcgcaggaggaggaggagggcgacgAGGAggaaggcgccgccgccgccgcctgccccgcgcccgcacccccgcccgcgcccgccgcggcgacGTGGCCGCCCGGCGGGGGCGGGAgccccgggctcgccccgccgGAGGGCCCGGccggctggggggcggcggggccctgcagcgcggcggggccccgcgccgcttTCTTCGAGCGGTGCCTCAGCTCGCCCGCGTCCGCCGAGTCcttcccgctggccgcctccttCCCGCCGGCCGAgaagctcctgctgcagccccgcacgccgctgcccgccccgccgctgccgccgccgctgccgccgccgccgccgccgggccccgcgctgaAGCGGCCGTCGCGGGCCAAGGCgccggccaagaaggccaaggccACGCGGAAGCTGAGCTTCGCCGACGAGGTGACCACCTCGCCCGTGCTGGGGCTGCGCATCAAGGAGGAAGGGCCCgagggccggccggggccggggccggggccggggccgccgccgccgacggggcgCACGCCGCTGGGCGAGTTCATCTGCCAGCTGTGCAAGGAGCAGTACGCGGACCCGCTGGCGCTGGCGCAGCACCGCTGCTCGCGCATCGTGCGCGTCGAGTACCGCTGCCCCGAGTGCCACAAGATCTTCAGCTGCCCCGCCAACCTGGCCTCGCACCGCCGCTGGCAcaagccgcggcccggccccagcgccgacggcgccgccgccccgccgggcaagGAGAACAGCCccgagcggcggccccgcggccccgccgcgcccccggcgccgccgccccgtcaGCACCGCGGCGCCGCGgacagcgccggccccggcccggccccggcggcggccttcgcctgcccgtgctgccagaAGCGGTTCCGGCGGCAGGCCTACCTCCGCAAGCACCTGGGCACCCAcgaggcggcgcgggcggcggcctgCGGCCCGCCCGAGCGGGGGCCGCTCGCCTTCGCCTGCCCGCTCTGCGGGGCCCGCTTCCCCTCGGCGGACATCAGGGACAAGCACCGGCTGTGGCACGCCGTGCGCGACGAGCTGCTGCTGCCCGCGGCGCAGCccgagggcggcgcggccggcggcgagcCGCAGGGCTTCCCCTGCAAGCACTGCCCCGCCACCTTCTTCAGCGCGCCCGGCCTGGCGCGGCACGCCACCAAGTGCCACCCGCCCGAGGGCAGGCAGgtcctgctgctccaggtgcccGTCCGGCCGGGCTGCTAG